One window of the Anopheles cruzii chromosome 2, idAnoCruzAS_RS32_06, whole genome shotgun sequence genome contains the following:
- the LOC128277923 gene encoding peroxisomal targeting signal 1 receptor encodes MSFKDLVEPECGGANPLMNLGRQIRRDVAFQDEGLAGGSRRAFAPGTDRELVNEFMGQIAPAPQSFRMDVLLKEMREIDAQNFHRQQQIVPGPGVIDTVASGVGPWAEEYRAEVAAARGESKLSSIWSQTQLMPIQGAVNAGPNNILYTKDFFDAHEPTNELERSSIRQAAGEIAHVAYGHNSERLHQSEFLRFMRNVGAGNIRIHGGQVSSSVWENRFDELEASSSRGKVEQQATEPVSLTGQEETPRVVEEAQEEDWAKAFEADRKEQEEASENYNKQFWERLQDEWRTLSESDTPHPWLSDFTDFYDPYKEYKFDEENPMADVENAFEKGKAFLAQGDIPSAVLCFESAIKQDPENPEIWEQLGFSQAENEKDPNAIAALNKALGFNPNNMPVLMALAVSYTNESMQSQALRMLVRWMKCNVRYEGLVPPEMMQAQASGPLASSLISSPNLQEVQDLFIRAVQQSPNEIDADIQEALGVLFNLSSEYDKAVDCFQAAVQVRPENSKTWNRLGASLANGNRSVEAVEAYQRALGIQPGFIRARYNVGIICINLKAYKEAAEHLLTALNHQATSIARSGLNVSSPANQMSSTIWTTLRMVVSLMGRQDLQPAIDGRDLDTLNREFTMSND; translated from the exons ATGTCCTTCAAGGATCTGGTGGAGCCGGAATGTGGTGGGGCGAATCCACTCATGAATCTGGGCCGTCAGATACGGCGGGATGTCGCATTCCAGGACGAAGGTTTGGCCGGTGGCTCGCGAAGGGCGTTCGCACCTGGCACCGACCGTGAGCTAGTAAACGAGTTCATGGGACAGATTGCTCCTGCCCCGCAATCCTTCCGGATGGATGTGCTGCTAAAGGAGATGCGTGAAATCGATGCGCAAAATTttcaccgccagcagcagatcgtACCCGGACCGGGCGTCATCGATACCGTGGCCAGCGGTGTCGGTCCGTGGGCGGAAGAATACAGAGCGGAAGTAGCGGCAGCGCGTGGCGAAAGCAAACTTTCGAGC ATCTGGTCACAGACACAGCTAATGCCGATTCAGGGAGCAGTAAACGCGGGACCTAATAATATACTCTACACGAAGGATTTTTTCGATGCGCACGAACCGACAAACGAACTGGAGCGTAGTTCGATTCGACAGGCAGCCGGTGAGATTGCCCACGTAGCTTACGGCCACAATTCCGAGCGGCTGCACCAGAGTGAG TTTTTACGCTTTATGCGCAACGTTGGCGCGGGAAACATTCGCATTCATGGGGGCCAGGTTTCCAGTAGTGTCTGGGAGAACCGATTCGACGAGCTGGAAGCGAGCTCGTCCAGAGGTAAAGTGGAGCAACAGGCAACGGAACCAGTGTCACTTACCGGCCAGGAAGAGACACCACGTGTGGTGGAAGAGGCTCAAGAAGAAGACTGGGCCAAGGCGTTCGAAGCGGATCGAAAAGAACAGGAAGAAGCGTCCGAAAACTACAACAAGCAGTTCTGGGAGCGCCTGCAGGATGAGTGGCGCACCCTGTCGGAGAGCGACACGCCCCATCCGTGGCTGTCGGACTTTACCGATTTCTACGACCCCTACAAAGAGTACAAATTTGACGAGGAAAATCCGATGGCCGATGTGGAGAATGCGTTCGAGAAGGGCAAAGCGTTTCTGGCGCAGGGTGATATTCCGAGTGCCGTGCTTTGCTTCGAGTCGGCCATCAAGCAGGATCCGGAGAATCCAGAAATCTGGGAGCAGCTCGGTTTTTCGCaggccgaaaacgaaaaagatcCAAATGCGATCGCGGCGCTCAATAAGGCGCTCGGGTTCAATCCGAACAATATGCCCGTCCTGATGGCACTGGCCGTGTCGTACACCAACGAGAGCATGCAAAGTCAAGCGCTCCGGATGCTGGTCCGCTGGATGAAATGTAACGTGCGGTACGAGGGGCTCGTGCCACCGGAAATGATGCAGGCGCAAGCATCGGGCCCACTCGCCAGTTCGCTGATCAGTAGTCCAAATCTGCAAGAGGTGCAGGATCTGTTCATCCGAGCCGTACAGCAATCGCCGAACGAAATTGACGCTGACATCCAGGAGGCGCTCGGTGTGCTGTTTAATTTGTCGTCCGAGTACGATAAGGCGGTCGATTGTTTTCAGGCCGCCGTCCAGGTGCGTCCGGAGAACTCGAAAACATGGAACCGGCTGGGGGCGAGCCTGGCGAACGGAAACCGCTCGGTGGAAGCGGTCGAAGCGTACCAACGGGCGCTTGGCATACAGCCTGGGTTCATACGGGCCCGCTACAACGTGGGCATTATTTGCATCAATCTGAAGGCGTACAAGGAGGCCGCCGAACATCTGCTGACGGCGCTCAATCACCAGGCAACATCCATTGCCCGCTCGGGGTTGAACGTGTCGTCACCAGCGAACCAAATGTCCAGTACAATCTGGACTACGCTCCGTATGGTGGTGTCACTGATGGGCCGTCAGGATCTGCAGCCGGCCATCGATGGGCGCGATTTGGACACGCTCAATCGCGAGTTTACCATGAGCAATGATTAA
- the LOC128268732 gene encoding 3-ketoacyl-CoA thiolase, mitochondrial, which yields MSALTKGVFIVAAKRTAFGTFGGAFKNTNATQLQTVAAKAALDAAGLRPEQVDSVNIGQVLVLSSPDGAFLPRHVSLACGVPIERPALGVNRLCGSGFQAVVNGAQDILVGAAHVSLTGGVDNMSQTPYTLRNSRFGIPLGTSPALEDALWTGLTDSYCKLPMALTAENLAEQHKIPREKVDEFAYRSQQLWKKAQDAGVFKSEITPFKLKVKGKEVDFAVDEHPRPQTTLEGLAKLPTLFKKNGCVTAGTASGICDGAAAVVVASEEALKKHNLTPLARLVAYSTVGVPPEIMGIGPVPAIRNVLQVAGLKLDDVDLVEINEAFGVQTLACAQELGLNMDKLNVNGGAIALGHPLGASGSRITGHLVHELKRKNLKRAVGSACIGGGQGIAVLLEAV from the exons ATGTCGGCCCTCACTAAAG GCGTTTTCATCGTGGCAGCTAAACGTACGGCTTTCGGAACCTTCGGCGGTGCGTTTAAGAACACGAACGCTACGCAGCTACAAACGGTAGCCGCGAAAGCCGCGCTCGATGCAGCCGGTTTGCGACCGGAACAGGTCGATTCAGTTAACATTGGTCAAGTGTTGGTCCTCTCGTCGCCCGACGGTGCATTTTTGCCTCGCCATGTGTCGCTTGCCTGTGGCGTTCCGATCGAACGCCCGGCGCTTGGCGTTAATCGCCTCTGTGGTTCCGGCTTCCAGGCGGTAGTTAACGGTGCACAGGACATTCTAGTCGGTGCAGCTCATGTTTCGTTGACCGGAGGTGTCGACAACATGTCCCAGACCCCGTATACGCTGCGTAACAGTCGCTTCGGTATTCCTCTCGGAACTAGCCCTGCACTGGAGGATGCTCTATGG ACTGGTTTGACGGACTCGTACTGTAAGCTGCCGATGGCGCTGACGGCCGAAAACTTGGCCGAGCAACACAAGATTCCGCGCGAAAAGGTGGACGAATTTGCGTACCGTTCGCAGCAGCTCTGGAAAAAGGCGCAGGATGCTGGCGTTTTCAAGTCGGAGATCACTCCGTTTAAACTGAAGGTTAAGGGTAAGGAAGTGGACTTTGCCGTCGATGAGCATCCGCGGCCACAAACCACGCTCGAGGGACTGGCAAAGCTTCCCACGCTGTTCAAGAAGAATGGTTGCGTGACGGCAGGAACCGCATCG GGAATTTGCGATGGTGCAGCAGCGGTGGTCGTTGCATCGGAGGAAGCACTTAAAAAGCACAACCTGACGCCTTTGGCCCGGCTCGTAGCGTATAGTACAGTCGGAGTACCGCCGGAGATTATGGGTATCGGTCCGGTGCCAGCAATTCGCAACGTTCTGCAGGTGGCCGGCCTAAAGCTGGACGATGTGGATTTGGTTGAAATCAACGAAGCTTTCGGTGTGCAGACGCTCGCCTGCGCCCAGGAACTGGGCCTCAATATGGATAAACTGAACGTGAACGGTGGGGCTATTGCGCTCGGTCATCCACTCggggcttccggttcccgtATCACAGGCCATCTGGTGCATGAATTGAA GCGCAAGAACCTGAAGCGTGCAGTTGGATCGGCCTGtatcggtggtggccagggtatcgctgttttgcttgaaGCAGTCTAA
- the LOC128277466 gene encoding protein ABHD1, with amino-acid sequence MLSYLYTYLTNLPRWHLVAIVFVGYLVYYLMEVVKRPILAVSNGPFKQYLRKHIPTLEHKFWPTFWCFESRAQTVFASILRSNIMPAIDYRREVLTLKDGGEVALDWMEVGCDPEAPIIVILPGLTGESQAEYIKCLVTAANTNGIRTVVFTNRGLGGVELKTPRLYCAANCEDLSEVLKHVRQAHAHVRIGATGISMGGLILGNYLARHSDEAKSILTAATIISVPWDVHKGCASIEQPILNNLLGRHLASSLCRTVSKYDILRGEQFDWDMNQVLQSRTIKEFDSAFTSKHFGYKDVDSYYTDATLHKKLHKIKVPLLCLSAADDPFQPLDAIPVKAATKSSHVAILITARGGHIGFLEGWWPTNKDQYMGRLFGQYFSAVLFDPDNEFYRTSQLMMEHNLTASTSVPGTPLSQAGATTSTIRKKSIPF; translated from the exons CGACCAATTTTGGCTGTATCCAACGGACCGTTCAAACAGTACCTCCGGAAGCACATCCCTACGctggagcataaattttggCCCACATTCTGGTGCTTCGAGAGTCGCGCCCAAACCGTGTTTGCTAGCATTCTGCGGTCTAACATAATGCCGGCGATCGACTACAGGCGCGAGGTGCTGACGCTGAAGGATGGCGGTGAGGTGGCGCTAGACTGGATGGAAGTGGGCTGCGATCCGGAAGCTCCGATCATCGTTATCCTGCCGGGGCTGACGGGAGAATCGCAGGCCGAGTACATTAAGTGCCTGGTAACGGCCGCCAACACCAACGGCATTCGCACCGTTGTCTTCACGAACCGTGGGCTGGGCGGAGTGGAGCTTAAAACGCCACGTCTGTACTGTGCCGCCAACTGTGAGGACCTGTCCGAGGTGTTGAAGCACGTCCGGCAAGCGCACGCACACGTCCGCATCGGAGCCACCGGTATCTCGATGGGCGGCCTCATCCTGGGCAATTATCTTGCACGACACTCGGACGAAGCGAAATCGATCCTGACCGCGGCCACAATTATCTCCGTGCCGTGGGACGTGCACAAGG GTTGTGCCAGTATTGAGCAGCCGATACTGAACAATCTTCTGGGAAGACATCTGGCATCGAGCCTCTGCCGTACCGTCAGTAAGTATGACATCCTGCGAGGCGAGCAGTTCGACTGGGACATGAACCAAGTTCTGCAA AGCAGAACCATCAAAGAGTTTGACTCCGCGTTCACGTCGAAACATTTCGGCTACAAGGACGTCGACAGCTATTATACAGATGCCACGCTACACAAAAAACTCCACAAGATCAAAGTGCCTTTGCTGTGTCTGAGCGCAGCAGACGATCCGTTCCAGCCTCTCGACGCAATTCCGGTGAAGGCAGCAACCAAATCGTCGCATGTTGCCATCCTGATAACGGCACGCGGTGGCCACATCGGTTTCCTCGAAGGCTGGTGGCCCACCAACAAGGATCAGTACATGGGCCGTCTGTTCGGCCAGTACTTTTCGGCCGTCCTGTTCGATCCGGACAACGAATTCTACCGGACTTCGCAGCTAATGATGGAACACAATTTGACCGCCTCGACGTCGGTACCGGGCACTCCTTTGTCGCAAgctggggccaccaccagtaccATACGGAAAAAGTCGATCCCTTTCTAA